A part of Mycolicibacterium sp. TUM20985 genomic DNA contains:
- a CDS encoding EamA family transporter → MTATTNVRPAADHFRLGLLFAVGSAFAFGMSGPLGKALMEAGWSPTAAVTARLAGGAIAMVVFTTMMRPGWVREAMPHWKTVIAYGVIPIAGAQLCYYNAVSHLSVGVALLLEYTSPVLVVGWLWATTRRRPSNLTLAGVALAVAGIVLVLDVVSGAQVNLTGVGWGLAAAVCAACYFMMSDEVSADGAEGSLNSLTLAAGGLVVGAIAVGLLGVSGLMPMTFTTNDTVVAGVTTSWLVPVVALALIPTAIAYALGIMGIARLRPRFASLVGLAEVMFAVLAAWALLGEALTPTQAVGAAVVLAGLVLARQGDRSDKVAEASWPEMPADGAVVEQTVRRT, encoded by the coding sequence GTGACTGCGACGACGAACGTGCGGCCCGCCGCCGACCACTTCCGCCTCGGACTGCTCTTCGCCGTCGGTTCGGCATTCGCCTTCGGGATGTCCGGCCCCTTGGGCAAGGCACTCATGGAAGCCGGCTGGAGCCCGACCGCTGCCGTCACCGCGCGACTCGCGGGCGGTGCGATCGCGATGGTCGTCTTCACCACGATGATGCGGCCCGGCTGGGTACGCGAGGCGATGCCGCACTGGAAGACCGTGATCGCCTACGGCGTGATCCCCATCGCCGGTGCCCAGCTCTGCTACTACAACGCCGTATCGCACCTGTCCGTCGGTGTCGCGCTACTCCTCGAGTACACCTCGCCCGTCCTCGTCGTCGGCTGGTTGTGGGCCACCACCCGGCGGAGGCCGAGCAACCTCACGCTGGCCGGCGTTGCGCTGGCCGTCGCGGGAATCGTCCTGGTGCTCGACGTCGTCTCCGGTGCCCAGGTCAACCTCACCGGCGTCGGCTGGGGGCTGGCCGCGGCCGTCTGCGCGGCCTGCTACTTCATGATGTCCGACGAGGTCAGTGCGGACGGTGCCGAGGGCAGCTTGAACTCGCTGACCCTCGCCGCCGGTGGGCTGGTCGTCGGCGCCATCGCCGTCGGGCTGCTGGGCGTCTCTGGGCTGATGCCGATGACCTTCACCACCAATGACACCGTGGTCGCCGGTGTGACGACGTCCTGGCTGGTCCCGGTCGTCGCGCTGGCATTGATCCCGACCGCGATCGCGTACGCGCTCGGCATCATGGGCATCGCCCGGCTGCGCCCGCGGTTCGCCTCGCTGGTGGGCCTGGCCGAGGTGATGTTCGCCGTGCTGGCCGCATGGGCGTTGCTGGGGGAGGCACTCACACCGACCCAGGCCGTCGGCGCGGCGGTGGTACTCGCCGGGCTGGTGCTGGCCCGCCAGGGTGACCGTTCCGACAAGGTCGCCGAGGCGTCCTGGCCCGAGATGCCCGCCGACGGAGCGGTCGTCGAGCAAACAGTTCGCCGCACCTGA
- a CDS encoding cutinase family protein has product MGYVTMLRIPRRLAAIGSAIICAGVALSTAPAATAAPCNDIEVVFARGTAEPAGIGRVGQALVAALTPLVGGQTIGTYGVNYPATYDFLTASDGAIDATSYISALVAQCPSTKIVLGGYSQGAAVIDMLAGIPPLGNKIGEIGSAPPLPADLDSRVAAVAVFGNPSTKFSIPITNSVFGGRAIDLCTDGDPICSRGRNPFAHSDYENQGMPVTAANFIAGLV; this is encoded by the coding sequence ATGGGCTACGTGACCATGCTGAGGATCCCTAGGCGCCTGGCTGCGATCGGATCGGCCATCATCTGCGCCGGGGTCGCGCTGTCCACCGCACCGGCCGCCACCGCCGCCCCCTGCAACGACATCGAGGTGGTCTTCGCGCGGGGCACCGCCGAACCGGCCGGCATCGGCCGCGTGGGGCAAGCGCTGGTCGCCGCGCTGACCCCACTCGTCGGTGGCCAGACCATCGGGACCTACGGCGTGAACTACCCGGCGACCTACGACTTCCTCACCGCCTCCGACGGCGCGATCGACGCGACCAGCTACATCAGCGCGCTGGTGGCGCAGTGCCCGAGCACGAAGATCGTCCTCGGCGGCTACTCGCAGGGCGCCGCGGTCATCGACATGCTGGCGGGCATTCCCCCACTGGGCAACAAGATCGGCGAGATCGGATCTGCGCCGCCGCTTCCGGCGGATCTCGACTCCCGCGTCGCCGCGGTAGCGGTGTTCGGAAACCCCTCGACCAAGTTCTCGATTCCGATCACCAACTCGGTGTTCGGGGGGCGCGCCATCGACCTGTGCACGGACGGCGACCCCATCTGTTCGCGCGGCCGCAATCCGTTCGCGCACAGCGACTACGAAAACCAGGGCATGCCGGTCACGGCGGCGAATTTCATCGCGGGACTTGTTTAG
- a CDS encoding cutinase family protein — protein MAFDLVRRTTFAAIAACVAVIAPVVSTIPTAGLGLAAADDCPDIEVVFARGTNEAPGLGLPGGAFVDSLRAKVGGRSVGSYAVNYPATYDFLAAAYGANDASAHIQYMMNTCPNTRLVLGGYSQGAAVMDVIAAVPIPAIGFTNPLPPNTPDFVAAVVAFGNPSAKLGLPLTTSPVWGARSIDLCNAGDPVCQTNGEGVAAHRAYAGGPTNAAANFVAGLL, from the coding sequence GTGGCCTTCGATCTTGTTCGACGGACGACCTTTGCCGCGATCGCGGCCTGTGTTGCCGTCATAGCTCCCGTCGTCTCGACCATCCCGACTGCGGGCCTCGGTCTCGCCGCCGCCGATGATTGCCCCGACATCGAGGTGGTGTTCGCCCGCGGCACCAACGAGGCGCCGGGCCTCGGGTTGCCAGGTGGCGCGTTCGTCGACTCGTTGCGCGCCAAGGTCGGTGGCCGGTCGGTCGGCAGTTACGCCGTGAACTACCCCGCCACCTACGACTTCCTCGCGGCCGCCTATGGAGCCAACGACGCGAGCGCACACATCCAGTACATGATGAACACCTGCCCCAACACCCGTCTGGTGCTGGGCGGGTATTCACAGGGCGCCGCGGTGATGGACGTCATTGCCGCCGTGCCGATTCCGGCGATCGGGTTCACCAACCCGCTGCCGCCCAACACGCCGGACTTCGTCGCCGCCGTCGTCGCCTTCGGCAATCCCTCCGCCAAGCTGGGCCTTCCCCTGACCACCAGCCCGGTCTGGGGCGCGCGATCGATCGACCTGTGCAATGCCGGCGACCCGGTGTGCCAGACCAACGGCGAGGGCGTCGCCGCGCACCGCGCCTACGCGGGCGGCCCGACGAACGCCGCCGCCAACTTCGTGGCAGGTCTGCTGTAA
- a CDS encoding cutinase family protein: MVIQQIRRFVVAVFVSTLVAGVLLTVPAVTAVGVPTASAACPAVEVIFARGRLEPAGPGQIGNTFVSALRNKTKKNVNLYAVRYPADNQIDVGANDMSARVESTMASCPDTRIVLGGYSLGAAVTDVTLAVPFAFFGFDNPLPPGADQHIAAVALFGNGSAWAGPIGALSPTYRERTIEMCHGADPICNPADPNTWEENWSDHAARAYIDAGMVNEAADFAAGRV; encoded by the coding sequence GTGGTCATTCAGCAGATTCGCAGATTCGTCGTCGCCGTCTTCGTCTCGACACTCGTGGCGGGTGTGCTGCTGACGGTTCCCGCCGTCACCGCGGTGGGCGTCCCGACCGCATCCGCGGCATGCCCCGCCGTCGAGGTGATCTTCGCCCGCGGTCGTCTCGAACCCGCAGGCCCCGGCCAGATCGGCAACACCTTCGTCAGCGCGCTGCGCAACAAGACGAAGAAGAACGTCAATCTGTACGCCGTGCGCTATCCCGCGGACAACCAGATCGACGTCGGCGCGAACGACATGAGCGCTCGGGTGGAGAGCACGATGGCCAGCTGCCCCGACACCCGAATCGTGCTCGGCGGGTACTCCCTCGGCGCCGCGGTCACCGACGTGACGCTAGCCGTGCCGTTCGCCTTCTTCGGGTTCGACAATCCCCTACCGCCCGGCGCCGACCAGCACATCGCGGCGGTCGCTCTGTTCGGCAACGGCAGCGCGTGGGCCGGTCCCATCGGCGCTCTGAGCCCGACGTACCGCGAGCGCACCATCGAGATGTGCCACGGGGCCGATCCAATCTGCAACCCGGCCGACCCGAACACCTGGGAAGAGAACTGGTCCGACCACGCGGCGAGGGCGTACATCGACGCCGGCATGGTGAATGAGGCCGCTGACTTCGCCGCGGGGCGCGTCTAG
- the truA gene encoding tRNA pseudouridine(38-40) synthase TruA, which translates to MDATSNLPAIESDGGQVRLRLDIAYDGTDFAGWATQTNQRTVAGTIDEALSTVFRTPVVTRAAGRTDTGVHATGQVAHADIPADAIPCAYPRTARDEPEFRPLVRRLARLLPEDVRVLDVVRAPNGFDARFSALRRHYRYRLSTAPFGVEPQETRFVTPWPRPLDVEAMQAGSRELQGLNDFAAFCRPREGATTIRDLQRLEWERDGDAITAHVTADAFCWSMVRSLVGALLAVGEGRREPRWCAELLTSSRRSSDFATAPARGLTLVGVDYPADAELEARISVTRDMRTTDEVRR; encoded by the coding sequence GTGGACGCAACGTCGAACCTGCCCGCCATCGAATCCGATGGCGGGCAGGTCCGTCTCCGGCTGGACATCGCTTACGACGGAACCGATTTCGCCGGGTGGGCGACACAGACGAACCAGCGGACGGTGGCCGGCACCATCGACGAGGCGCTGTCGACGGTGTTCCGGACCCCGGTGGTCACCAGGGCAGCCGGGCGGACCGACACCGGTGTGCACGCGACCGGGCAGGTGGCTCACGCAGACATTCCGGCGGATGCGATCCCGTGTGCGTACCCGCGCACGGCTCGCGACGAACCGGAGTTTCGACCGCTGGTTCGCCGGCTTGCGCGGCTGCTGCCCGAGGACGTTCGGGTGCTCGACGTGGTGAGGGCGCCCAACGGATTCGACGCGCGGTTCTCGGCCTTGCGCCGGCACTACCGGTATCGACTGTCGACCGCGCCGTTCGGGGTCGAGCCGCAAGAGACCAGGTTCGTCACGCCGTGGCCGCGACCGCTCGATGTCGAGGCGATGCAGGCGGGATCGCGAGAGCTGCAAGGCCTCAACGACTTCGCGGCCTTCTGCCGACCGCGCGAGGGCGCGACAACGATCCGCGACCTACAGCGGCTGGAGTGGGAGCGCGACGGTGATGCGATCACCGCACACGTCACCGCGGATGCGTTCTGCTGGTCCATGGTGCGGTCGTTGGTCGGAGCGCTGCTGGCGGTGGGGGAGGGACGGCGCGAGCCCCGTTGGTGTGCCGAGTTGCTGACGTCGAGCCGAAGGTCGAGTGACTTCGCCACCGCACCCGCCCGCGGGCTGACGCTGGTCGGCGTCGACTACCCGGCGGATGCCGAGCTCGAGGCCCGCATCAGCGTGACCCGCGACATGCGCACGACCGACGAGGTGCGGCGCTAG
- the rplQ gene encoding 50S ribosomal protein L17, which translates to MPKPTKGPRLGGSSSHQKALLANLATSLFEHDRIKTTEPKARALRPYAEKLITHAKKGTLHNRREVMKKIRDKDVVHTLFAEIGPHFAEREGGYTRIIKVEARKGDNAPMAVIELVQEKTVTSEANRARKATKAAPVAAAAAPQAAVEPTDEALADEPTAVADEVVDAPEVVDADTDEAPESKDEDEAKS; encoded by the coding sequence ATGCCCAAGCCCACGAAGGGACCCCGCCTCGGCGGCTCGTCCTCGCACCAGAAGGCGCTCCTGGCCAACCTGGCCACGTCGCTGTTCGAGCACGACCGGATCAAGACGACCGAGCCCAAGGCGCGGGCGCTGCGGCCCTACGCGGAGAAGCTCATCACCCACGCCAAGAAGGGCACGCTGCACAACCGGCGTGAGGTGATGAAGAAGATCCGCGACAAGGACGTGGTGCACACGCTGTTCGCCGAGATCGGGCCCCACTTCGCCGAGCGCGAGGGTGGCTACACCCGCATCATCAAGGTGGAGGCACGCAAGGGCGACAACGCCCCGATGGCCGTCATCGAGCTGGTGCAGGAGAAGACGGTCACGTCCGAGGCCAACCGGGCCCGCAAGGCAACCAAGGCCGCACCGGTTGCGGCCGCGGCTGCCCCGCAGGCCGCGGTCGAGCCGACCGACGAGGCCTTGGCCGACGAGCCGACGGCCGTAGCCGACGAGGTCGTCGACGCACCCGAGGTCGTCGACGCAGACACCGACGAGGCGCCCGAGTCCAAGGACGAGGACGAAGCCAAGTCCTAG
- a CDS encoding DNA-directed RNA polymerase subunit alpha — MLISQRPTLSEESLAENRSKFVIEPLEPGFGYTLGNSLRRTLLSSIPGAAVTSIRIDGVLHEFTTVPGVKEDVTDIILNLKSLVVSSEEDEPVTMYLRKQGPGAVTAGDIVPPAGVTVQNPDMHIATLNDKGKLEVELVVERGRGYVPAVQNKASGAEIGRIPVDSIYSPVLKVTYKVEATRVEQRTDFDKLILDVETKNSITPRDALASAGKTLVELFGLARELNVEAEGIEIGPSPAEADHIASFALPIDDLELTVRSYNCLKREGVHTVGELVSRTESDLLDIRNFGQKSIDEVKIKLHQLGLSLKDSPATFDPSEVAGYDVATGTWNSDASYDLDTDQDFAETEQL; from the coding sequence ATGCTGATTTCTCAGCGCCCCACTCTGTCCGAAGAGAGCCTTGCCGAGAACCGGTCCAAGTTCGTCATCGAGCCCTTGGAGCCCGGATTCGGCTACACCCTTGGCAACTCGCTTCGGCGCACGCTGCTGTCGTCCATTCCGGGCGCGGCGGTCACCAGCATCCGCATCGACGGCGTGCTGCACGAGTTCACCACCGTTCCCGGGGTGAAGGAAGACGTCACCGACATCATCCTGAACCTCAAGAGCCTGGTCGTGTCCTCCGAGGAGGACGAGCCGGTCACCATGTATCTGCGCAAGCAGGGCCCGGGTGCCGTCACCGCCGGTGACATCGTTCCGCCCGCGGGCGTCACGGTGCAGAACCCCGACATGCACATCGCCACCCTGAACGACAAGGGCAAGCTCGAGGTCGAGCTCGTCGTGGAGCGTGGCCGTGGCTACGTCCCCGCCGTGCAGAACAAGGCCTCCGGCGCCGAGATCGGCCGCATCCCGGTCGACTCGATCTACAGCCCCGTGCTGAAGGTCACCTACAAGGTGGAGGCCACCCGTGTCGAGCAGCGCACCGACTTCGACAAGCTGATCCTCGACGTCGAGACCAAGAACTCGATCACCCCGCGTGACGCGCTGGCCTCGGCCGGTAAGACGCTGGTCGAATTGTTCGGTCTGGCAAGGGAACTCAACGTCGAAGCCGAGGGCATCGAGATCGGCCCGTCGCCTGCCGAGGCGGATCACATCGCCTCCTTCGCGCTGCCGATCGACGACCTGGAACTCACTGTCCGGTCGTACAACTGCCTCAAGCGCGAGGGTGTCCACACCGTCGGCGAGCTGGTCTCGCGTACCGAGTCGGATCTGCTGGACATCCGCAACTTCGGCCAGAAGTCCATCGACGAGGTGAAGATCAAGCTGCACCAGCTGGGTCTCTCGCTGAAGGACAGCCCGGCCACGTTCGACCCGTCCGAGGTGGCCGGCTACGACGTCGCCACCGGTACGTGGAACAGCGATGCCAGCTACGACCTGGACACCGACCAGGACTTCGCCGAAACCGAACAGCTCTAG
- the rpsD gene encoding 30S ribosomal protein S4: MARYTGPVTRKSRRLGVDLVGGDQSFEKRPYPPGQHGRARIKESEYRTQLQEKQKARFTYGVMEKQFRRYYEEANRHSGKTGENLLQILESRLDNVIYRAGLARTRRMARQLVSHGHFTVNGVKVDIPSYRVSQYDIIDIREKSLNTLPFELSRQTAGDRPIPGWIQVVGERQRILVHQLPERAQIQVPLTEQLIVEFYSK; this comes from the coding sequence ATGGCTCGTTATACCGGACCCGTCACCCGCAAGTCGCGGCGCCTCGGCGTCGACCTCGTCGGTGGAGATCAGTCCTTCGAAAAGCGCCCCTACCCGCCCGGCCAGCACGGTCGCGCGCGGATCAAGGAGAGCGAGTACCGCACGCAGCTGCAGGAGAAGCAGAAGGCTCGCTTCACCTACGGCGTCATGGAGAAGCAGTTCCGTCGTTATTACGAAGAGGCCAACCGCCACTCGGGTAAGACCGGCGAGAACCTGCTGCAGATTCTGGAGAGCCGGCTCGACAACGTCATCTACCGCGCCGGGCTCGCCCGCACGCGCCGGATGGCCCGTCAGCTGGTCAGCCACGGTCACTTCACCGTCAACGGCGTGAAGGTCGACATCCCCAGCTACCGCGTCTCGCAATACGACATCATCGACATTCGCGAGAAGTCGTTGAACACGCTGCCGTTCGAGCTGTCGCGTCAGACTGCGGGCGACCGTCCCATCCCCGGATGGATCCAGGTCGTCGGCGAACGCCAGCGCATCCTCGTCCATCAGCTGCCCGAGCGCGCCCAGATCCAGGTGCCGCTCACCGAGCAGCTGATCGTCGAGTTCTACTCGAAGTAA
- the rpsK gene encoding 30S ribosomal protein S11 has product MAPTKKTGAAGPKKGQKTRRKEKKNVPHGAAHIKSTFNNTIVSITDQQGNVIAWASSGHVGFKGSRKSTPFAAQLAAENAARKAQEHGVKKVDVFVKGPGSGRETAIRSLQAAGLEVGAISDVTPQPHNGCRPPKRRRV; this is encoded by the coding sequence ATGGCACCCACCAAGAAGACCGGCGCCGCGGGCCCCAAGAAGGGCCAGAAGACGCGTCGCAAGGAAAAGAAGAACGTCCCGCACGGGGCCGCTCACATCAAGAGCACGTTCAACAACACGATCGTCTCGATCACCGACCAGCAGGGCAACGTCATCGCCTGGGCGTCGTCGGGTCACGTCGGCTTCAAGGGATCGCGTAAGTCGACCCCGTTCGCCGCGCAGCTGGCTGCCGAGAACGCGGCCCGCAAGGCCCAGGAGCACGGCGTCAAGAAGGTCGACGTGTTCGTCAAGGGTCCGGGTTCGGGCCGCGAGACCGCGATCCGTTCGCTGCAGGCAGCCGGCCTCGAGGTCGGCGCCATTTCCGACGTCACGCCGCAGCCGCACAACGGTTGCCGCCCGCCCAAGCGGCGCCGGGTCTAG
- the rpsM gene encoding 30S ribosomal protein S13 has product MARLLGVDLPRDKRMEIALTYIYGIGRTRSQEILSATGIDFDLRTKDLTDDQVSQLRDYIESNSDIKVEGDLRREVQADIRRKIEIGCYQGLRHRRGLPVRGQRTKTNARTRKGPKRTIAGKKKAR; this is encoded by the coding sequence ATGGCACGTCTACTGGGCGTCGATCTCCCGCGTGACAAGCGCATGGAGATCGCGCTGACCTATATCTACGGCATCGGCCGTACCCGCTCCCAAGAAATCCTGTCGGCCACCGGCATCGACTTCGATCTGCGCACCAAGGACCTGACCGACGATCAGGTCTCGCAGCTGCGGGATTACATCGAGAGCAACTCCGACATCAAGGTCGAGGGTGACCTGCGCCGCGAGGTGCAGGCCGACATTCGTCGCAAGATCGAGATCGGCTGCTACCAGGGGTTGCGGCACCGCCGCGGCCTGCCGGTGCGTGGCCAACGGACCAAGACCAACGCGCGCACCCGCAAGGGCCCGAAGCGCACCATCGCCGGCAAGAAGAAGGCCAGGTAA
- the rpmJ gene encoding 50S ribosomal protein L36 encodes MKVNPSVKPICDKCRVIRRHRRVMVICPDPRHKQRQG; translated from the coding sequence GTGAAGGTGAACCCGAGCGTCAAGCCCATCTGCGACAAGTGCAGGGTGATCCGTCGCCATCGGCGGGTCATGGTGATTTGCCCTGACCCCCGCCACAAGCAGCGGCAGGGCTAG
- the infA gene encoding translation initiation factor IF-1: MGKKEGAIEVEGRVVEPLPNAMFRIELENGHKVLAHISGKMRQHYIRILPEDRVVVELSPYDLSRGRIVYRYK, translated from the coding sequence ATGGGTAAAAAAGAGGGTGCCATCGAGGTCGAGGGCCGTGTTGTCGAGCCCCTGCCCAATGCGATGTTTCGTATTGAGCTGGAGAACGGACACAAGGTGCTCGCGCACATCAGCGGCAAGATGCGGCAGCACTACATTCGCATTCTGCCCGAGGACCGCGTCGTCGTGGAGTTGTCTCCCTACGACCTGTCCCGGGGCCGCATCGTTTACCGCTACAAGTAA
- a CDS encoding response regulator, with the protein MTGPAPQPRNPAILTVDDDPAVSRAVARDLRRHYGERYRIVRAESGPDALDALRELKLRGDTVAVLVADYRMPQMSGIEFLEKAMDLFPLARRVLLTAYADTHAAIDAINVVDLDHYLLKPWDPPEEKLYPVIDGLLEEWRAVGDRAMPYTKVIGHRWNQRSWEVRQFLARNQFPFRSYMADEPKGMQLLEAAGLDGLALPVVVTEKGEALVEPTDGQLAELLGLSTEPSLQMYDLAVIGGGPAGLASAVYGASEGLETVLIERTTTGGQAGRSSRIENYLGFENGVSGATLTNSARRQAERFGAEVITTRDVVKLHVGETAPTIEFEDGSTIGARSVILATGVEYQELKVVGCWSDPADPEGCNYVGRGVYYGASVSDAEECRGEDVYIVGGANSAGQAAMFMSKTADSVTLLVRGPSLEASMSHYLIEQIEKNAKIHVRTCTEVVDTVGEDDHLSGLVLLDRQSGERTTVACGRMCCYIGATPRTAWLDGILALDDRGFVLAGPDLKDVCGWNRERPPHHLETSVPGVFVAGDVRSESAKRVAAAVGEGSMAVMLVHRYLAEA; encoded by the coding sequence ATGACTGGACCTGCTCCCCAGCCCCGCAACCCCGCAATCCTGACCGTCGACGACGATCCGGCCGTGTCCCGGGCGGTTGCCCGCGACCTCCGCCGGCACTACGGCGAGCGGTACCGCATCGTCCGCGCCGAGAGTGGGCCCGACGCGCTCGACGCGCTCCGGGAACTCAAGCTTCGTGGCGATACCGTCGCAGTGCTCGTCGCGGACTACCGCATGCCGCAGATGAGCGGTATCGAGTTCCTCGAGAAGGCGATGGACCTGTTTCCGCTCGCCCGCCGGGTCCTGCTGACGGCCTACGCCGACACCCACGCGGCCATCGACGCGATCAACGTCGTCGACCTCGACCATTACCTGCTCAAGCCATGGGACCCGCCCGAGGAGAAGCTGTACCCCGTCATCGACGGATTGCTCGAGGAGTGGCGGGCCGTCGGCGACCGGGCGATGCCCTACACCAAGGTGATCGGCCACCGCTGGAACCAGCGGTCGTGGGAGGTGCGGCAGTTCCTGGCCCGCAACCAGTTCCCGTTCCGGTCGTACATGGCGGACGAACCCAAGGGCATGCAGCTGTTGGAAGCAGCCGGGCTCGACGGCCTGGCGCTGCCGGTCGTCGTCACCGAGAAGGGTGAGGCGCTGGTCGAACCGACCGACGGCCAGCTCGCCGAACTCCTCGGGTTGTCCACCGAGCCGTCACTGCAGATGTATGACCTCGCCGTGATCGGCGGCGGTCCGGCCGGGCTCGCGTCGGCGGTCTACGGCGCCTCCGAGGGCCTCGAGACCGTTCTCATCGAACGCACCACCACCGGCGGTCAGGCGGGTCGCAGCTCGCGCATCGAGAATTACCTCGGGTTCGAGAACGGCGTCTCCGGCGCCACGCTGACCAATTCCGCCCGCAGGCAGGCGGAACGGTTCGGCGCCGAGGTGATCACCACCCGCGACGTCGTCAAACTGCACGTCGGCGAGACCGCGCCGACCATCGAGTTCGAGGATGGCAGCACCATCGGCGCGCGATCGGTGATCCTCGCGACCGGTGTCGAATACCAGGAACTCAAGGTGGTCGGGTGCTGGAGCGATCCCGCCGATCCCGAGGGCTGCAACTACGTCGGCCGCGGTGTCTACTACGGCGCCTCGGTCTCCGATGCCGAGGAGTGTCGCGGCGAGGACGTCTACATCGTCGGCGGTGCGAACTCGGCCGGGCAGGCGGCGATGTTCATGTCCAAGACCGCCGACTCGGTGACGCTGCTGGTCCGTGGCCCCTCGCTCGAGGCGTCCATGTCGCACTACCTGATCGAGCAGATCGAGAAGAACGCCAAGATCCACGTCCGCACCTGCACCGAGGTGGTCGACACCGTCGGCGAGGACGATCACCTGTCCGGTCTGGTGCTCCTCGACCGGCAGTCGGGTGAGCGGACGACGGTGGCCTGCGGCCGGATGTGCTGCTACATCGGTGCGACGCCGCGGACCGCCTGGCTCGACGGCATCCTCGCGCTCGACGACCGCGGATTCGTGCTCGCCGGGCCGGACCTGAAGGACGTCTGCGGCTGGAATCGGGAACGGCCGCCGCACCACTTGGAAACAAGTGTGCCCGGTGTGTTCGTTGCAGGTGACGTGCGCTCGGAATCTGCGAAGAGAGTGGCCGCTGCCGTCGGTGAGGGATCGATGGCCGTCATGCTGGTGCACCGTTACCTGGCCGAGGCCTGA
- a CDS encoding ATP-binding protein: MGETCLPDELRTLFLFEKLTDRQLESLCAHGHLARFDPGPICVEGEAATCFYVMIEGELSMSKRSGGADIETNRTSQRGVYCGAWSAYVDGVPQVYESSVRVTKPSKFFVLDAQAFGDFVKTELPMAVHLLEGLKVGGLRQRQIIDQREKLLALGQLSAGLTHQLNNPAAAAARAVSDLREKIAGMRHKLAMLADGKFSPAGLRVLVTIQEEVAEQVAKSKAQELTALEASDREDTIGDWLEEHGIVGAWDYAPTFVEAGLDTDWLERISASVDEVDATASLQGAIGWLRYTIDTELMMNQIAEASHRISALLAGAKQYSQMDRAPYQSANVHDLLRSTVMMFGEKLGKDKPVKLVKELDVSLPEIQCYPGDLNQVWTNIIDNAIQAMDGEGTLTIRTCAVGEDAIKVEICDDGPGIPDDIAERIFTPFFTTKAFGEGTGLGLDLAWRIVAQKHHGNIRVESRPGDTRFIIVLPVVAPKPEEAPADGAE; this comes from the coding sequence ATGGGCGAAACATGCCTGCCCGACGAGCTCCGCACACTGTTCCTCTTCGAGAAGCTGACCGACCGTCAGCTGGAGTCGCTGTGCGCGCACGGGCACCTGGCCCGCTTCGATCCGGGACCCATCTGCGTCGAGGGTGAGGCGGCGACGTGCTTCTACGTCATGATCGAGGGCGAGTTGTCGATGTCGAAGCGCTCCGGGGGCGCCGACATCGAGACCAACCGAACGTCGCAGCGCGGCGTCTACTGCGGCGCGTGGAGCGCCTACGTCGACGGTGTCCCCCAGGTGTACGAATCGTCGGTGCGCGTGACCAAGCCGTCGAAGTTCTTCGTGCTGGACGCGCAGGCGTTCGGCGACTTCGTCAAGACCGAACTCCCGATGGCCGTGCACCTTCTCGAAGGCCTCAAGGTCGGCGGCCTGCGGCAGCGCCAGATCATCGACCAGCGCGAGAAGCTGCTGGCACTAGGTCAGCTGTCCGCGGGCCTGACCCACCAGCTCAACAACCCGGCCGCTGCGGCCGCGCGTGCCGTCTCCGATCTGCGCGAGAAGATCGCCGGGATGCGGCACAAGTTGGCGATGCTGGCCGATGGCAAGTTCAGCCCGGCGGGGCTCCGCGTGCTGGTGACCATCCAGGAGGAGGTGGCCGAGCAGGTCGCCAAGTCGAAGGCGCAGGAGCTCACCGCGTTGGAGGCCTCCGATCGCGAGGACACGATCGGCGACTGGCTCGAGGAGCACGGCATCGTGGGAGCCTGGGACTACGCGCCGACCTTCGTCGAGGCCGGCCTGGACACCGACTGGCTGGAGCGCATCTCGGCCTCGGTCGACGAAGTCGATGCGACGGCCTCCCTCCAGGGGGCGATCGGGTGGCTGCGGTACACCATCGACACCGAGCTGATGATGAATCAGATCGCCGAGGCGAGCCACCGCATCTCGGCTCTGCTTGCTGGCGCCAAGCAGTACTCGCAGATGGACCGCGCGCCGTATCAGAGCGCGAACGTCCACGACCTGCTGCGCAGCACCGTCATGATGTTCGGCGAGAAGCTGGGCAAGGACAAACCGGTCAAGCTGGTCAAGGAACTGGACGTGTCGCTGCCGGAAATCCAGTGCTACCCAGGCGATCTCAACCAGGTATGGACCAACATCATCGACAACGCGATCCAGGCGATGGACGGCGAGGGCACGTTGACCATCCGCACCTGCGCGGTCGGTGAGGACGCCATCAAGGTGGAGATCTGCGACGACGGCCCGGGCATCCCCGACGACATCGCCGAGCGCATCTTCACGCCGTTCTTCACCACCAAGGCGTTCGGCGAGGGCACCGGTCTCGGCCTCGACCTCGCGTGGCGCATCGTCGCGCAGAAGCACCACGGCAACATCCGGGTCGAATCCCGGCCGGGTGACACACGTTTCATCATCGTCCTGCCAGTGGTGGCACCGAAGCCCGAGGAGGCCCCGGCGGACGGCGCCGAATAG